From the genome of Streptomyces xanthophaeus:
GTCAGGACGTCGCCGTGCCGGAGGTAGTTCTTGTCGTAGGGGAGCACCTCCTGCTGTACGAGCGCCACTGCCTCGCGGTGTTCCGGTCCGGCGGCCGCCCTCCCCGTCGGGCGCAGGCCCGCACCGCCGGCGCCGGTGAGGGTGCGGCCGGCGGCCCGGCCGGGGCCGAGGGACAGGGCGTGTCCGGCGGCGCCCCGGCCCGCCCAGCTGCCCGAGGAGATGGCCCAGGCGGCGTTGTGGCTGCCGCCTCCGGTGAAGCCTCCGCAGATCTCCTCGCGGGTGGCCGCGTCCCCGGCGGCGTACAGCCCGGGGACGCCGGTGGCGCAGTCGTCGCCGGTGATCCGGATGCCGCCGGTGCCGCGGACCGTGCCCTCGGCGAGCAGGGTGACGGCGAACCGGTCGGTGAAGGGGTCGATGCCGAGCCGGTCGAAGGTGAGGAAGAAGTTGGGCTGCGCGAGGCGCATCGCGGCCCGGGCTCCTTCGTCGGCGCGGTCGAGGCGCGCGTACACCTTGGCGCCGGTGAGGAGTTCGCGGGCGATCACGGAGCGGCCGCCCTGGCTGGCCGCGCCCTCCAGGACGCTGCCGTCCTCCTGGTAGAAGGTGGCGAAGGAGTAGAAGGCGGTCTTGGTGACGGAGGTGCCCTCGGGGGCGATCCCGTAGGCGTTGGAGAACTCCATGCCGGAGAGCTCCGCCCCGGCCTCGGCGGCGAAGAGCGCGCCGTCGCCGGTGTTGGTGTTGGTTCCGAGGGCTCCGCTGAGGAAGGCGCAGCCGCCGGTGGCGAGGACCACGGCGCCGGCCCGGACCCGGTAGGACTCGTGCAGCTGACGGCGGTAGCCGGCGGCGCCCGCGACGGCCCCGTCGGCGTCGGTGAGCAGCTCGGTGACCGGGCTGTGGTCGAGGACGCGGACCCCGGCCCGGCGGATCCGGATGCGCATCCGCCGCATGTACTCGGGGCCCTGCAGGCCGCCCCGGAGCGGCTGCCCGTCGGAGCCGGTGGGGAACGGGTAACGGCCGTGCGTGGCCAGCTCGTTCATCCGGTCGTAGGTCTCGTCGAGGACCCGGGCCATCCAGCGGCGGTCGGCCAGGTACCCGCCGAGGCCCTCCCGGGAGGCCATGGCGGCCTCCCGGGCGGCGGGCTCGGGCGGGACGTACCAGACGCCGGTGCCGCCGGCGGCCGTGGCGCCGCTCGTTCCGCAGTAGCCCTTGTCGGCGAGGACGACCCGGGCCCCCGCCTCGGCGGCCTTGAGGGCGGCCCAGGTGGCGGCCGGTCCGCCGCCGACGACGAGGACGTCGGTGGCGTACTCGGTCATACGCCCTCCCGGGTGTGCCGGTTGACCGGCCGGGCGAGGCCGTAGTTCTCGCGGAGGGTGGCGCCGGTGTACTCGGTGCGGAAGAGCCCGCGCCGCTGGAGGATCGGCACGACGTGATCGACGAAGGCGGTCAGACCGGTGGGCAGGACCGGCGCCATGATGTTGAAGCCGTCGGCGGCGCCCTGCGTGAACCACTCCTGGAGCTGGTCGGCGATCTGCTCGGGGGTGCCGGCGAAGACGCGGTGACCGCGGCCTGCGCCGAGGCGGGCGATCAGCTCGCGCAGGGTCAGGCCGTCGCGGCGGGCGAGCTCTGCGACGAGGGTGAAGCGGCTCTTGTTGCCGTTGATGTCCCGCTCCTCGGGCAGGTCCGGTAGCGGACCGTCCAGCGGCAGGCCTGTGAGGTCCACGTTCAGCATCCCGGAGAGCTGGGCGAGGCCGTACTCCGGCACCTGGAGGTCGGTGAGCTGCTGCTCCAGGGCCTTCGCCTCGGCCTCGGTGGATCCGATGACGGGGGCGATGCCGGGCAGGACGAGGAGGTCGCTCTCGGCGCGGCCGTACTTGGCGAGGCGGGACTTGAGGTCCTTGTAGAAGGTCTGGCCGTCGGCGAGGGTCTGCTGGGCGGTGA
Proteins encoded in this window:
- a CDS encoding FAD-dependent oxidoreductase, producing MTEYATDVLVVGGGPAATWAALKAAEAGARVVLADKGYCGTSGATAAGGTGVWYVPPEPAAREAAMASREGLGGYLADRRWMARVLDETYDRMNELATHGRYPFPTGSDGQPLRGGLQGPEYMRRMRIRIRRAGVRVLDHSPVTELLTDADGAVAGAAGYRRQLHESYRVRAGAVVLATGGCAFLSGALGTNTNTGDGALFAAEAGAELSGMEFSNAYGIAPEGTSVTKTAFYSFATFYQEDGSVLEGAASQGGRSVIARELLTGAKVYARLDRADEGARAAMRLAQPNFFLTFDRLGIDPFTDRFAVTLLAEGTVRGTGGIRITGDDCATGVPGLYAAGDAATREEICGGFTGGGSHNAAWAISSGSWAGRGAAGHALSLGPGRAAGRTLTGAGGAGLRPTGRAAAGPEHREAVALVQQEVLPYDKNYLRHGDVLTASLRTLDTAWSQLRAGLHGEGADLVRARQAAAMTAHARWMYAAALARSETRGMAKRLDHPDQDPAQHHRILAGGLDRVWTRPAAKAVVTA